A single genomic interval of Vibrio gallicus harbors:
- the gspI gene encoding type II secretion system minor pseudopilin GspI has protein sequence MIKNNRGMTLLEVLVALAIFATASLSVVRAVTQHINSIGYLEQKTLAGMVADNQMATVMLTGKLTTLKNGSSELGGRTWYWQAMPVATTTSYLKAIDVSVADNEQMKSPLVTVRSYVPQ, from the coding sequence ATGATAAAAAACAATAGAGGTATGACCTTGCTTGAGGTATTGGTGGCTTTAGCCATCTTTGCAACGGCTTCATTGAGTGTCGTAAGAGCAGTTACTCAGCACATCAATAGCATTGGCTACCTCGAGCAGAAAACACTGGCGGGTATGGTAGCAGACAATCAGATGGCTACTGTGATGCTTACTGGAAAGCTGACTACGCTAAAAAATGGTAGCAGTGAGCTTGGTGGGCGCACTTGGTATTGGCAAGCAATGCCAGTGGCAACCACGACCTCCTATTTAAAAGCTATCGATGTGAGTGTGGCTGATAACGAACAAATGAAAAGCCCTTTGGTGACGGTGAGAAGTTATGTACCGCAATAA
- the gspJ gene encoding type II secretion system minor pseudopilin GspJ produces the protein MYRNNKGFTLIEVLVAIAVFAGLSIAAYQVVFQIQLSNQQSQQKLARLQQLQSSLVYLDSDFRQIAIRRFRNDGEQAGEYLLYWKNNLIDSDDKGVLFTRLGWINPQQQFPRGEITKVGYRIRDHRLERVWWRYPDTPTGQQGVVTPILDDVESFDLRFFDGESWLKEWGEKDKLPSAIAVYLELKDYGKIERIYLTSQGELERVATDDEQQQ, from the coding sequence ATGTACCGCAATAACAAGGGCTTTACGCTAATTGAAGTATTGGTTGCTATAGCAGTCTTCGCCGGATTGAGCATTGCCGCCTATCAAGTTGTGTTCCAGATCCAGCTTAGTAATCAACAGTCCCAGCAGAAACTGGCAAGACTGCAACAGCTGCAGTCATCATTGGTTTACCTTGATAGTGACTTTAGGCAGATTGCTATTCGCCGCTTTCGAAATGACGGGGAGCAGGCCGGGGAGTATCTGCTGTACTGGAAAAACAACCTTATTGATTCTGATGACAAAGGGGTGCTGTTTACTCGTTTAGGGTGGATAAATCCGCAGCAGCAGTTTCCTCGTGGTGAGATAACTAAGGTGGGCTACCGAATCCGAGACCATCGCTTGGAACGTGTATGGTGGCGATACCCTGACACTCCTACGGGACAGCAAGGGGTTGTGACACCGATATTGGACGATGTTGAATCCTTTGATCTGCGCTTTTTTGATGGCGAGAGTTGGCTCAAAGAGTGGGGTGAAAAAGATAAGCTACCTAGTGCAATTGCAGTGTACTTAGAGCTTAAAGACTATGGCAAAATTGAGCGTATCTATCTCACTTCTCAAGGTGAGTTAGAGAGAGTGGCAACTGATGATGAACAGCAGCAATAG
- the gspK gene encoding type II secretion system minor pseudopilin GspK, which produces MRSQQQGVALLVVLLLLAVMTAIAATMSERLVLGIDRASSQVNNQQAYWYAIGVEGLAKYGINESLKDDDTVNLSQAWALDEQVYPLDNGEARGAIRDMQACFNVNALAGVEIDPTSGSRPYLLEVWRTLLEETGVESYQAEIIADSTWEYLDSDDSVETQTGVEDATYEGLSPAYMAANGLIADISEIRSIYQMNAKAMRGLSHVACAIPTDDLRINVNTIRPWQSQILVALFESAISDDDAKKLLEDRPYDGWSSTEDFLAEPIISGIDSAITDKAKPYLSVDSRYFELDAEILVQDSRVRLRSLLHSENDDEARVVRRRFGGISERSPDSSAE; this is translated from the coding sequence ATGCGTAGTCAGCAACAAGGTGTTGCACTGTTGGTAGTACTATTACTGCTAGCGGTGATGACTGCGATTGCAGCAACCATGTCAGAGCGCTTGGTATTAGGGATTGATAGAGCATCTAGTCAGGTTAATAACCAGCAAGCGTATTGGTATGCTATTGGCGTTGAAGGCTTAGCTAAATACGGCATTAATGAAAGCCTTAAAGACGATGATACAGTAAACCTAAGTCAAGCCTGGGCGCTAGATGAGCAGGTCTACCCTTTAGATAATGGTGAGGCTCGTGGTGCGATTCGAGATATGCAGGCGTGCTTCAATGTGAACGCATTAGCAGGAGTTGAAATAGATCCGACATCTGGCTCTCGTCCGTATTTATTAGAGGTATGGCGAACCTTGCTAGAAGAGACTGGAGTTGAAAGCTACCAAGCTGAGATTATTGCTGATTCGACATGGGAATATCTAGATTCTGACGATAGTGTAGAAACTCAGACTGGTGTTGAAGATGCGACCTATGAAGGTTTATCGCCTGCCTATATGGCAGCCAATGGTCTGATTGCCGATATTAGCGAGATACGAAGCATATATCAGATGAATGCGAAGGCAATGCGAGGGCTATCTCATGTTGCTTGCGCCATACCAACCGACGATTTACGTATCAATGTGAATACGATTCGTCCGTGGCAAAGCCAGATTTTAGTTGCCTTATTTGAATCGGCCATCAGTGATGATGATGCCAAAAAATTACTTGAAGATAGACCCTATGATGGGTGGAGCAGTACCGAAGATTTTCTTGCTGAACCTATTATTAGTGGTATCGATAGTGCAATAACAGACAAAGCCAAACCCTATTTATCGGTAGATAGCCGATACTTTGAGTTGGATGCTGAAATTTTAGTACAAGATTCTCGCGTACGATTGCGCAGTCTTTTACATAGTGAAAATGACGATGAAGCTCGGGTGGTACGCCGACGATTTGGAGGAATAAGTGAGCGAAGTCCTGACAGTTCGGCTGAGTAG
- the gspL gene encoding type II secretion system protein GspL: protein MSEVLTVRLSRQNSEEIPWLVWSATQQEIIASGELSSIEELSSLAHYAQERRTLLLLDSCDVILHEVEVPAGATRQLATMLPFLLEDDVAQDVDELHFTILKQTGTRAWTAAIERDYLSQCVEHFKQAGIELSRVIPDVLVLPNLESDITVMPFANHYLIRHDEFSGFSIEQLLLPVINEQLPFVTSAQDQDDDTSPAADPLKVDCFESIPEPLQGRSDLECRIVNSELPMQVLAKNAQLSSLTLLSGEFKRQSSWLKNVRVWRTPAIAAGILLALFSVKTFVHVNQIESQAAAYRTESERIFRSVFPDKRRIPTVSYLKRQMTDETTRLSGGTVEAPMLTWLIEVQAALKDNKNVKIQNLKYDGNRDELRIQAQANDFQTFEKIRVALSEKFAVEQGQINRNGDLVSSSYVLKVK, encoded by the coding sequence GTGAGCGAAGTCCTGACAGTTCGGCTGAGTAGACAAAATTCAGAAGAAATCCCATGGTTAGTGTGGTCTGCTACCCAACAAGAGATCATTGCAAGCGGTGAACTCTCTAGCATAGAAGAGCTTTCGTCACTGGCGCATTATGCGCAGGAACGTCGAACTCTGCTGTTATTAGATAGCTGTGATGTGATATTACACGAAGTAGAGGTGCCTGCGGGTGCTACGCGTCAACTCGCGACCATGTTACCCTTCTTACTTGAAGACGATGTAGCTCAAGATGTTGATGAGCTGCACTTTACTATACTGAAGCAGACCGGAACACGAGCTTGGACCGCGGCTATAGAAAGAGATTATTTATCTCAATGTGTTGAGCACTTTAAACAGGCCGGCATTGAGTTAAGTAGAGTGATACCTGATGTATTGGTATTACCTAATCTTGAATCTGATATCACCGTAATGCCTTTTGCTAATCACTACTTGATTCGTCACGATGAGTTTTCAGGTTTTAGTATTGAGCAACTTTTGCTACCTGTCATTAATGAGCAGCTACCATTTGTAACCTCAGCTCAAGACCAAGATGATGACACTTCGCCAGCAGCTGATCCGTTGAAGGTTGATTGTTTTGAATCAATACCAGAGCCTTTACAAGGCCGATCTGATCTAGAGTGTCGAATAGTAAATAGTGAACTGCCGATGCAGGTATTAGCCAAGAATGCCCAGCTATCATCACTAACCCTATTAAGTGGTGAATTTAAGCGGCAGTCATCGTGGCTTAAAAATGTTCGAGTGTGGCGAACTCCAGCTATTGCTGCAGGGATTTTATTGGCACTGTTTTCGGTAAAAACCTTTGTGCATGTGAATCAGATAGAGTCACAGGCAGCAGCTTACCGCACTGAGAGTGAACGTATTTTCCGTTCGGTATTTCCTGATAAAAGACGCATTCCAACAGTGAGTTATCTTAAGCGCCAAATGACAGATGAAACCACCCGCTTGAGTGGTGGTACTGTTGAGGCTCCGATGTTGACTTGGCTTATCGAGGTGCAAGCTGCATTAAAAGATAATAAGAACGTTAAGATTCAAAACCTTAAGTATGATGGAAATCGGGATGAATTACGCATTCAGGCGCAAGCCAATGATTTCCAGACCTTTGAAAAAATACGTGTTGCATTGTCTGAAAAATTTGCAGTAGAGCAGGGGCAGATCAATCGCAATGGTGATCTTGTTAGCAGCAGTTATGTGCTTAAGGTGAAATGA
- a CDS encoding type II secretion system protein M: MRGLKQAVLGYWAGISLREQRMLLITLGVALIAVFYWGGLQPLQQKTELAQTRLTSEKQLNYWVKDEADKITALRRTSTAPSISSLPLNQLLSASSSRYKVELVRLQPREDMVQVWVQPVAFKSLMSWLIYLRQQQGVDVAFLDINETDKPGIVEVKRLQFEKIGG, encoded by the coding sequence ATGCGTGGATTAAAACAAGCTGTTTTGGGTTACTGGGCAGGTATCAGCCTTAGAGAACAGCGTATGCTATTGATAACATTGGGGGTTGCGTTGATTGCTGTTTTTTATTGGGGGGGATTACAACCTTTACAACAAAAAACAGAACTAGCTCAAACTCGATTAACCTCAGAGAAGCAGTTGAACTATTGGGTGAAAGATGAGGCCGATAAAATTACAGCTTTACGCCGAACCAGTACTGCTCCAAGTATCTCTTCATTACCTTTAAACCAACTGCTTTCTGCATCAAGTAGCCGCTATAAAGTAGAGCTGGTACGCCTGCAACCTCGAGAAGATATGGTTCAGGTATGGGTTCAGCCAGTAGCATTTAAGTCATTGATGAGCTGGCTTATTTATTTGCGTCAGCAACAGGGTGTAGACGTTGCGTTTTTAGATATCAATGAGACGGATAAGCCTGGCATTGTTGAGGTCAAGCGCTTGCAATTTGAGAAGATAGGCGGCTAA
- a CDS encoding type II secretion system protein N — MGFSVKKIFLYSLLLLVVFVASVLVHLPAKFVTDNLPSIPGLKISGVDGSIWQGSAGKVVFEQYDIGQVSWDMQLAKLFTGKAELNVRFGRDSALGLDGRGIVGYGFSGPYAENLIASIPVEKVMQQVSIPAPVTAKGDLELMVRHYSFAQPWCKSAQGNLRWNQGKVESPMGNLELGTVTSDISCQDNVLKATGNQQNKQVSAQFTAQLQSNFTYDLDAWFKPGVEFPEKLSQQLKWLGDPDAKGHYPLVFSGRL; from the coding sequence GTGGGATTTAGTGTCAAAAAGATTTTTTTATATAGCCTGCTGTTGTTGGTGGTATTTGTGGCCAGTGTTTTAGTGCACCTGCCGGCTAAGTTTGTAACGGATAATCTGCCTTCAATTCCAGGGCTGAAAATATCCGGTGTCGATGGCTCAATATGGCAAGGTAGTGCGGGTAAGGTCGTGTTTGAACAATATGACATAGGCCAAGTTTCTTGGGATATGCAGCTAGCGAAATTATTTACCGGTAAGGCTGAGTTAAATGTGCGCTTTGGGCGTGATAGTGCTCTTGGGCTCGATGGACGTGGCATTGTCGGCTATGGCTTTTCAGGGCCGTATGCAGAAAACCTTATCGCTTCGATACCGGTGGAAAAAGTAATGCAACAAGTCTCGATTCCTGCCCCTGTGACCGCCAAGGGTGACTTAGAATTAATGGTTAGGCACTACAGTTTCGCTCAGCCTTGGTGTAAGTCTGCCCAAGGAAATCTAAGGTGGAACCAAGGCAAAGTCGAGTCGCCTATGGGCAACCTTGAGTTAGGCACAGTGACCTCGGATATATCTTGTCAAGATAATGTACTGAAAGCGACTGGCAACCAGCAGAATAAGCAGGTATCAGCGCAGTTTACGGCGCAGCTACAGTCTAACTTTACCTATGATCTAGATGCTTGGTTCAAACCTGGTGTGGAATTTCCAGAAAAACTTTCACAGCAGTTAAAATGGTTGGGGGATCCTGATGCCAAGGGGCATTACCCATTAGTATTCTCAGGACGGCTGTAA
- the nudE gene encoding ADP compounds hydrolase NudE, whose amino-acid sequence MAKQSKPKILNKQQVAQSRLFCIEALDLEFSNGEKRTYERMKPSGRDAVMIVPITEQGDLLLVREYAAGTENYELGFPKGLIDAGETPVIAANRELKEEIGFGATHLTPLKEVILAPSYFSSRMTLFLAQDLYPESLEGDEPEPLELIRWPLAQADELLTHLDFCEARSISALMLAQRHLQQEP is encoded by the coding sequence ATGGCAAAGCAAAGTAAGCCCAAAATTTTAAACAAGCAGCAGGTAGCGCAATCGCGCTTATTCTGCATTGAAGCCTTAGATTTAGAGTTTTCAAATGGGGAAAAACGAACCTACGAACGTATGAAACCTAGCGGTCGCGATGCGGTTATGATCGTACCAATAACTGAGCAAGGTGATTTATTGTTAGTTCGAGAGTACGCAGCAGGAACGGAAAATTATGAGCTTGGCTTCCCTAAAGGGCTCATTGATGCTGGAGAAACACCTGTTATTGCAGCAAATCGAGAATTAAAGGAAGAGATCGGCTTTGGAGCCACTCATCTTACCCCTTTAAAGGAGGTTATCCTTGCCCCTTCTTATTTCTCAAGCCGCATGACCCTTTTTCTCGCTCAAGACCTCTATCCAGAAAGCCTTGAAGGTGATGAACCTGAGCCTTTAGAGCTTATCCGCTGGCCTTTAGCGCAGGCTGATGAATTGCTTACTCATCTTGATTTTTGTGAAGCGAGAAGCATTAGCGCACTAATGCTTGCTCAGCGCCATTTACAGCAGGAGCCGTAG
- the cysQ gene encoding 3'(2'),5'-bisphosphate nucleotidase CysQ: MKQDLSHLLPEVIEIARSAGQLILDIYQNRDYEEFTKVDDTPVTSADLAAHKLIMQALPALTPDIPVLSEEDADISLAEREKWSRYWLVDPLDGTQEFIARSGDFATIIALVENNKPVMGVVYAPISGVVYYAYEGKGAWKIPDMGESIRISTHTHELEHQNIAIAISRRQDINRITDCMSQKWNYELIPLGSAALKACLVAEGSADCYLRLGPTGEWDTAATQCIVEQAGGTILDTQLNPLSYNLRETLENPNFIVIGDRGLPWQDILLKGESE; the protein is encoded by the coding sequence ATGAAGCAAGACCTATCCCATTTATTGCCAGAGGTTATCGAGATAGCGCGCTCTGCGGGTCAATTGATCTTAGATATCTATCAAAACCGGGACTACGAAGAGTTCACCAAAGTAGATGACACTCCGGTAACGAGTGCTGATTTAGCCGCGCATAAGCTTATTATGCAAGCATTGCCTGCGTTAACTCCAGATATTCCCGTGCTATCGGAAGAAGATGCTGATATTAGCTTGGCCGAGCGTGAAAAGTGGTCACGTTATTGGCTAGTAGACCCGCTTGATGGCACCCAAGAATTTATCGCTCGTAGTGGTGATTTTGCGACGATTATTGCCTTGGTCGAGAACAACAAGCCCGTAATGGGGGTTGTTTATGCTCCTATCTCAGGCGTAGTTTACTACGCCTATGAAGGTAAAGGGGCATGGAAGATCCCTGATATGGGGGAAAGTATCCGTATCTCGACCCACACCCATGAGCTTGAACATCAGAATATTGCGATTGCAATTAGTCGCCGGCAGGATATTAATCGCATCACCGACTGTATGTCCCAAAAGTGGAACTATGAATTGATACCTCTAGGCTCAGCAGCTCTTAAGGCATGTTTAGTGGCAGAAGGCAGCGCCGACTGCTATCTAAGACTTGGTCCAACTGGTGAGTGGGATACAGCAGCCACGCAATGCATTGTAGAGCAAGCTGGTGGCACGATATTAGATACCCAGTTAAACCCTCTTTCTTATAATCTCAGAGAAACGCTAGAGAACCCCAATTTTATTGTTATTGGTGATCGAGGGCTTCCATGGCAGGACATTCTATTGAAAGGCGAGAGCGAATAA
- the bioH gene encoding pimeloyl-ACP methyl ester esterase BioH, which translates to MTDASLSTTHLNWERYGQGPDLILLHGWGMNSGVWQHIIESLSQSFTLHLVDLPGYGLSHHQGCQSIEDICECVLRDAPQKAIWLGWSLGGLVATHIALNAPDRVHQLVTLASSPRFAAQGKEWRGIAPKVLSNFTVQLTEDFQGTIERFMALQALGSPSAKQDIKCLKEVVLSKPMPDPQALSLGLKLLAEIDYRAQLPQLEMPLIRLYGRLDGLVPVSIAHQLDEQLTEQSHIFQSSSHAPFISERAQFCELIRSRLSIECPAMEALDHQ; encoded by the coding sequence ATGACTGATGCTTCCCTTTCTACCACGCATTTAAACTGGGAGAGATATGGTCAAGGTCCTGACCTCATTCTGTTGCATGGCTGGGGAATGAATAGTGGTGTTTGGCAACACATCATCGAGAGTTTATCGCAAAGCTTTACTCTGCATTTGGTCGATCTGCCTGGTTACGGGTTAAGTCACCATCAGGGCTGTCAGTCAATCGAAGATATCTGCGAATGCGTATTGCGTGATGCGCCTCAAAAAGCAATCTGGCTCGGCTGGTCTTTGGGGGGGTTAGTAGCAACTCACATCGCGCTTAATGCGCCCGATAGAGTACATCAATTGGTAACCTTAGCTAGTTCACCAAGATTTGCGGCACAAGGAAAAGAATGGCGAGGTATTGCACCTAAGGTACTGAGTAATTTCACCGTTCAATTAACAGAAGATTTTCAAGGGACTATCGAGCGCTTTATGGCTCTACAGGCCCTTGGTAGTCCATCCGCTAAGCAGGACATAAAGTGCTTAAAAGAGGTTGTTTTGTCCAAGCCAATGCCTGATCCACAGGCACTGAGCTTAGGGTTGAAATTACTCGCTGAAATCGATTATCGAGCACAATTACCACAGCTAGAAATGCCTCTAATCCGGCTATATGGGAGGCTCGATGGTCTAGTGCCAGTTAGCATTGCTCATCAGTTAGATGAACAACTCACTGAGCAATCTCATATTTTCCAATCCTCATCCCATGCACCGTTTATCAGCGAGAGGGCCCAGTTTTGTGAGCTTATTCGCTCTCGCCTTTCAATAGAATGTCCTGCCATGGAAGCCCTCGATCACCAATAA
- a CDS encoding ComF family protein, whose product MRIQSLHAYVRDNLIRLTGNYCSVCGCRIESATTSWCSACLKLIDEKPRCLRCGIEQERTVEICGQCVTYAVAWDQMYCVSNYQTPLSDYVKKVKYARQFWHVMLLARLLSERIKQPAPILLSVPTHWRRLCWRGFNQSDYLAYYLAPHIGARYLSNALIRTRHTKMQMALSRHNRLRNLKQAFIVNPKLIKYIQDAERVAIVDDVVTSGATVTEICRVLRRHGVKRIEVYCVCRAGLADLG is encoded by the coding sequence GTGAGAATACAAAGCCTCCATGCTTATGTGCGTGACAACCTAATCCGTTTGACCGGAAATTACTGCTCGGTATGCGGCTGTAGAATTGAAAGCGCCACTACCAGTTGGTGCAGCGCGTGCTTAAAACTCATCGATGAAAAGCCACGCTGTTTACGCTGTGGTATTGAGCAAGAGAGAACCGTTGAAATCTGCGGACAGTGTGTGACTTATGCGGTAGCTTGGGATCAAATGTATTGTGTTTCCAACTACCAAACGCCACTGTCTGATTATGTTAAAAAGGTGAAGTATGCGCGCCAGTTTTGGCATGTCATGCTACTCGCAAGGCTGCTGAGTGAGCGAATTAAACAACCAGCGCCTATCTTATTGTCTGTTCCGACTCATTGGCGGAGACTGTGTTGGAGAGGGTTCAATCAAAGCGATTATCTAGCTTATTATCTTGCGCCTCACATCGGGGCAAGGTACCTGTCTAACGCGCTTATTCGTACACGGCATACCAAAATGCAGATGGCGCTGTCTCGCCATAACAGGTTACGAAACCTAAAGCAGGCTTTTATAGTAAACCCTAAACTTATCAAATATATACAAGATGCAGAGCGGGTTGCTATTGTCGATGATGTAGTGACCTCGGGCGCAACGGTAACCGAGATCTGTCGCGTATTGCGTCGACACGGAGTAAAGCGTATCGAGGTCTATTGTGTGTGTCGAGCAGGGCTAGCTGACTTGGGTTAA
- the nfuA gene encoding Fe-S biogenesis protein NfuA gives MSNTITITEAAQAHFANLLSQQAEGTNIRVFVVNPGTPSAECGVSYCPPEAIEASDTEMPYEAFSAYIDELSLPFLEDALIDYVTDKMGSQLTLKAPNAKMRKVNDDAPLIERVEYVIQTQVNPQLAGHGGHLNLVKITDDNIALVQFGGGCNGCSMVDVTLKEGIEKQLMQEFSGELTGVKDATEHEQGAHSYYK, from the coding sequence GTGTCAAATACAATTACTATTACAGAAGCTGCGCAAGCGCACTTTGCTAACCTGCTTTCACAGCAGGCTGAAGGAACTAATATTCGTGTATTCGTGGTAAATCCGGGTACGCCTAGTGCTGAATGTGGCGTGTCATATTGTCCACCAGAAGCAATAGAAGCTTCAGATACAGAAATGCCCTATGAGGCATTCTCAGCCTATATCGATGAGTTGAGTCTTCCTTTTTTAGAGGATGCCCTGATTGATTATGTTACGGATAAGATGGGCTCACAGCTTACTCTGAAAGCACCAAACGCTAAGATGCGTAAGGTAAATGACGACGCACCGCTTATTGAGCGTGTGGAGTATGTGATTCAAACTCAGGTTAACCCGCAACTCGCAGGTCACGGTGGTCACCTCAATCTAGTTAAGATAACTGACGACAATATTGCACTAGTGCAGTTTGGTGGTGGTTGTAACGGTTGTTCAATGGTGGATGTTACCTTAAAAGAAGGTATCGAAAAGCAGCTAATGCAGGAGTTCTCTGGAGAACTTACTGGCGTTAAAGATGCAACCGAACACGAACAAGGTGCTCACTCTTACTATAAGTAA
- a CDS encoding ATP-binding protein, with protein sequence MRSRSSITQTIIGFMVLLIASQVFSYFVILNYALLPSLKQFNRILSYEISLISEENAQMKKEAERGIPEDQRLAPLRQALLVRLGVSVHPYTDAYQTEFNNSFYLDFMSDEIGEEVGSPADARLSRDSESYLLWIRLDSMPNWLLKVPLTELNQDEFKPLFIYSLLATILIILGGWGFLRWQNSPLKSLETAAVSVGRGIVPQPLDEKGTTEIRAVTKAFNKMARGIEALEEDRRLMLAGISHDIRTPLTRIRLATEMMSEQDKYLAEGIIQDTEECNEIIGQFIDYLKPMDRNDFEATNLNILAEDLYRSVENYQESANDNHQISMQDGNEELFNGLVHCQVDFNLDENLPDIYASNIPLRRALSNLMVNAQRYGNDWIGITTQKSRNSKQVQFILEDNGPGIHSDQLEHVFEPFTRGDTARGSEGTGLGLAIVQRIITEHNGEIEMSNRPQGGLKVVVTFNAYSAK encoded by the coding sequence ATGCGATCACGTAGTTCTATTACACAAACTATTATTGGCTTTATGGTGTTACTCATTGCTAGCCAAGTGTTTTCTTACTTCGTGATCCTAAACTATGCACTGCTCCCTAGCCTTAAGCAGTTCAATAGAATTCTCTCATATGAAATAAGCCTCATCAGTGAAGAGAATGCTCAAATGAAAAAAGAAGCAGAGCGTGGCATACCGGAAGATCAACGGCTAGCGCCACTCAGACAAGCTCTGCTCGTTCGCTTAGGTGTCAGTGTTCATCCCTATACCGACGCCTATCAAACTGAATTTAATAACTCCTTCTATCTCGACTTTATGAGTGACGAGATCGGCGAGGAAGTCGGTTCACCCGCAGATGCTCGCCTTAGCCGTGATAGCGAAAGCTATTTATTATGGATTCGATTAGATTCAATGCCAAATTGGCTACTTAAAGTCCCATTGACCGAGCTCAATCAAGACGAATTTAAGCCCCTTTTCATTTATAGCTTATTGGCCACTATACTAATAATTCTTGGTGGCTGGGGCTTTCTTCGCTGGCAAAACAGCCCATTGAAAAGCCTAGAAACTGCCGCAGTCAGCGTTGGACGAGGTATTGTTCCTCAACCACTAGACGAAAAAGGCACGACTGAGATCCGAGCTGTAACCAAAGCCTTCAATAAGATGGCGCGAGGTATCGAGGCACTAGAAGAGGATCGTCGATTAATGCTCGCTGGTATTAGTCATGATATCCGTACTCCTCTAACTCGTATCCGACTTGCCACCGAAATGATGTCTGAACAAGATAAGTACCTTGCAGAAGGTATAATCCAAGATACAGAGGAATGTAATGAGATAATCGGCCAGTTCATTGACTATCTCAAGCCAATGGATCGAAATGACTTTGAAGCAACAAACCTCAATATATTAGCTGAAGACCTATATCGATCGGTAGAAAACTATCAAGAAAGCGCTAATGATAATCATCAGATATCAATGCAAGATGGGAACGAGGAATTATTTAATGGCCTAGTACACTGCCAAGTGGATTTTAACCTAGATGAAAACCTTCCCGATATATATGCAAGTAATATCCCACTGCGCCGAGCCTTAAGCAACCTAATGGTAAACGCACAGCGTTATGGTAACGACTGGATAGGTATCACCACTCAGAAGTCTCGCAATAGCAAGCAAGTGCAGTTTATATTGGAAGATAACGGCCCTGGTATCCATAGTGACCAGCTAGAGCATGTATTTGAACCATTCACCCGCGGGGATACTGCGAGAGGCAGTGAGGGGACAGGACTTGGATTAGCCATAGTTCAGCGAATTATAACTGAACATAACGGTGAGATAGAGATGAGTAATAGACCACAAGGTGGCTTAAAGGTAGTGGTAACCTTTAACGCTTACTCAGCTAAATAA
- the ompR gene encoding osmolarity response regulator transcription factor OmpR, translated as MQENFKVLVVDDDARLRSLLERYLSEQGFQVRTVSNAEQMDRLLTRENFNLMILDLMLPGEDGLSICRRLRSANNMLPILMLTAKGDEIDRIVGLEVGADDYLPKPFNPRELLARARAVLRRQSIEAPGAPSAQEEIIEFGEFTLNLGTREMFKGEQVIPLTSGEFAVLKILVSNAREPMSRDKLMNLARGREYSAMERSIDVQISRLRRIIEEDPSHPRYIQTVWGLGYVFVPDGQKV; from the coding sequence ATGCAAGAAAATTTTAAAGTCCTAGTCGTCGACGATGACGCTCGCTTGCGCTCTCTTTTAGAGAGATACCTTTCAGAGCAAGGTTTCCAGGTTCGTACCGTATCCAATGCAGAGCAAATGGATCGCCTACTTACTCGTGAAAACTTCAATTTAATGATCCTTGATCTTATGTTGCCGGGCGAAGATGGCCTTTCTATCTGCCGTCGCTTACGCAGTGCCAACAACATGCTTCCTATATTAATGCTGACCGCAAAAGGTGATGAAATTGATCGCATCGTCGGCTTAGAAGTAGGCGCTGATGATTATCTTCCTAAACCATTCAATCCTCGCGAATTGCTTGCTCGTGCACGCGCTGTTTTACGCCGTCAATCTATAGAAGCACCTGGAGCACCAAGTGCGCAGGAAGAGATTATTGAGTTTGGTGAATTCACCTTAAACCTAGGCACACGTGAAATGTTTAAGGGAGAACAAGTCATCCCTCTCACTTCAGGTGAGTTTGCGGTGCTTAAGATATTGGTCAGCAATGCACGTGAGCCTATGTCTCGCGACAAGCTCATGAACCTTGCTCGTGGTAGAGAATACTCAGCAATGGAACGTTCCATTGATGTACAGATATCTCGCCTGCGCCGAATCATTGAGGAAGACCCTAGTCACCCTCGCTATATTCAGACGGTATGGGGACTAGGCTACGTTTTCGTCCCTGACGGCCAAAAGGTATAA